From one Alicyclobacillus acidocaldarius subsp. acidocaldarius Tc-4-1 genomic stretch:
- a CDS encoding prepilin peptidase — protein sequence MAQESATHEIFIALAFIYGLIFGSFANVVGYRLPRGESVVWPGSHCPNCGRDLAAWELVPVLSWLVLCGRCRTCKTPISWRYPAIELATGAAYALSAATSSGHDAKLAVWWAFWMYLASAVACDLTSLILPDVLTLPAGVIFFLGSGLTGVRTWLLAAAGAAVGYVIVAAIHFVTGGKMGMGDAKLNLGIGAMLGPGYMVMTFVLAAIYGMLAALPLRLAGRVKPQQPIPFAPFLALAAATCAFVGPDLWHWYARLTGLGP from the coding sequence ATGGCGCAGGAATCCGCAACCCACGAGATTTTCATTGCACTGGCCTTCATCTACGGACTCATCTTCGGATCGTTCGCCAACGTCGTGGGCTATCGGCTCCCGCGCGGGGAGAGCGTGGTCTGGCCGGGATCGCACTGCCCAAACTGTGGCCGGGACCTTGCGGCGTGGGAACTGGTGCCGGTGCTGTCGTGGCTGGTGCTTTGCGGGCGCTGCCGCACGTGCAAAACTCCCATCTCATGGCGCTACCCGGCCATCGAGCTCGCCACGGGCGCGGCCTACGCGCTCTCCGCCGCCACCTCAAGCGGTCACGATGCAAAGCTCGCGGTCTGGTGGGCGTTTTGGATGTATCTCGCCTCGGCTGTCGCGTGCGATCTCACGTCGCTCATCCTGCCGGACGTCTTGACGCTCCCGGCGGGCGTCATCTTCTTCTTGGGGAGCGGCCTGACCGGCGTCCGCACGTGGCTCTTGGCGGCTGCCGGCGCCGCGGTGGGGTACGTCATCGTGGCGGCCATTCACTTTGTGACGGGCGGAAAGATGGGGATGGGTGACGCGAAGCTGAACCTCGGAATTGGGGCCATGCTCGGTCCGGGCTACATGGTGATGACGTTCGTGCTGGCCGCCATCTACGGCATGCTGGCCGCATTGCCCCTGCGGCTCGCGGGGCGCGTCAAGCCCCAGCAGCCCATCCCGTTTGCGCCGTTTCTGGCGCTGGCCGCGGCCACATGCGCGTTTGTGGGACCAGACCTGTGGCATTGGTACGCGCGCCTAACGGGGCTCGGGCCGTGA
- a CDS encoding DEAD/DEAH box helicase, with protein MVVDLQTFYEKHGFARLYEWTLPPREAGYEPVSALGEDVAPEVRRYLENTYHQGLYRHQVKAIRAACQGENVCLATGTASGKSALFFAAGIDVMAKRYKARVLAMYPTRALGREQADRWREAIQAAGADWKVSLMDGGVPVAERESLLRKSDVIVMTPDVVHTWLLPTLSSAAVRTFLTHLRLVVVDEVHTYSGVMGTNSAFLFRRLAHVADVLGGAFRIVCASATIAKPEEHVAKLFGRRFFVVGTEDDTSLRHLTQVDFVALPAGGDLLQAVALLLRHIAGQGRRAIAFLDSRQRVEIIGSILQRQDEDEPDDGEALGRNLRELEQVGILPYRSGYEEADRQAIQRGLTSGALRGVVSTSALELGMDIPNLDVAVLVGVPQSQTSLLQRIGRVGRRGPGHVVILHAQTALDDAVLANPSFLWERPLTEAVLYLDHRRAQYIHAMCLAGIGGEHDLALNRRPGDPDAFQLSEAVEWPDGFAELCLAERSGQIPPEFETMRIEAGDSPHRTYLLRDMERRFTVELQAANELDKLGDLSMSQVMREAYPGAIYRYMGRCYRVMRVYHPSGKIVVRPEKRYHTKPSAIPARISPQIDRPGTTVYQAGTGFIVASDLLVHEMVTGFVEYRGRTPHRFDYPIHNDPDLRGVQFDMPLFQRRYVTHGVSFFHPDLRDHDALNALMSLLLEAYAFVVPFDTQDVAVGIARVSGVRNPSLPQDARLLTLYDRVYGSLHLAARILEPGVLPRVAEQMEAFLHARFWNEIDPDLRPIAKAWVSSLREPLVSVGSEAEAAAASEGESRVRVILPGSVGYVELEGRRFLVDAVFFKPSGLHYRGRYPDDTSHQSCEIQLPVHLVAEMPGESRWGFYDIERGEVVEVSPEGNR; from the coding sequence ATGGTTGTGGACTTACAAACCTTTTATGAGAAGCATGGGTTTGCGCGCTTGTACGAGTGGACGCTGCCCCCGCGAGAGGCTGGGTATGAGCCGGTCTCCGCCCTCGGGGAGGACGTTGCTCCTGAGGTGCGGCGGTATCTGGAAAACACTTATCACCAAGGGCTGTATCGGCATCAGGTGAAAGCCATCCGCGCGGCGTGCCAAGGGGAGAACGTGTGCCTCGCGACCGGCACGGCCTCCGGCAAGAGCGCGCTGTTTTTCGCGGCCGGGATCGACGTCATGGCGAAACGGTACAAGGCGCGCGTGCTCGCCATGTATCCGACGCGCGCCTTGGGGCGGGAGCAGGCCGACCGGTGGCGGGAGGCCATTCAAGCGGCCGGTGCGGATTGGAAGGTCAGTCTCATGGATGGCGGGGTACCGGTGGCCGAACGGGAGTCGCTGTTGCGGAAGAGCGATGTCATTGTCATGACGCCGGACGTGGTGCATACGTGGTTGTTGCCGACACTCTCCTCAGCGGCCGTGCGCACGTTTCTGACGCACCTTCGACTGGTTGTGGTCGACGAGGTGCACACGTATTCGGGCGTCATGGGGACGAACAGCGCCTTTTTATTTCGGCGCCTGGCGCACGTGGCGGACGTGCTGGGCGGGGCGTTTCGCATCGTGTGCGCGTCCGCCACCATCGCAAAGCCGGAAGAGCACGTCGCGAAATTGTTTGGGCGGAGGTTCTTCGTCGTTGGAACAGAAGACGACACCTCGCTGCGCCATCTCACGCAGGTGGATTTTGTGGCTCTTCCTGCGGGCGGCGATTTGCTGCAGGCGGTGGCACTTCTCCTTCGTCACATCGCGGGCCAGGGGAGACGCGCCATCGCCTTTCTCGACAGCCGCCAACGGGTCGAGATCATCGGCTCCATCTTACAGCGCCAGGACGAGGACGAGCCCGACGATGGTGAGGCGTTGGGCCGGAACTTGCGGGAACTGGAGCAGGTCGGAATCCTGCCGTATCGGTCCGGGTATGAGGAGGCGGATCGCCAAGCCATTCAGCGCGGACTGACATCCGGCGCGCTGCGGGGCGTCGTGAGCACGAGTGCGCTCGAGCTCGGCATGGACATCCCGAATCTCGACGTCGCCGTGCTCGTTGGCGTCCCACAGTCGCAGACAAGCCTTCTGCAGCGCATTGGGCGCGTCGGGCGCCGTGGGCCAGGTCACGTGGTCATCCTACACGCCCAAACGGCCCTCGACGACGCGGTGCTCGCGAATCCGTCGTTCCTCTGGGAGCGACCGCTCACCGAGGCCGTCCTGTACCTTGATCACCGTCGGGCGCAGTACATCCACGCCATGTGCCTCGCCGGGATCGGCGGCGAGCACGATCTCGCCCTCAACCGTCGCCCGGGCGATCCGGACGCGTTTCAGCTCTCTGAAGCGGTGGAGTGGCCGGATGGCTTCGCTGAATTGTGCTTGGCTGAGCGATCCGGCCAGATCCCTCCCGAGTTTGAGACCATGCGCATTGAGGCAGGCGACAGCCCGCACCGCACGTATCTCTTGCGCGACATGGAGCGGCGGTTCACGGTCGAGCTGCAGGCGGCAAACGAGTTGGACAAGCTTGGAGACCTGTCGATGTCCCAGGTGATGCGCGAGGCGTATCCCGGCGCCATCTACCGCTACATGGGCCGTTGCTATCGCGTCATGCGCGTGTATCATCCGTCGGGAAAGATTGTCGTGCGGCCTGAGAAACGGTACCACACCAAGCCGAGCGCCATCCCGGCGCGCATTTCGCCCCAGATCGACCGCCCCGGCACGACCGTGTATCAGGCGGGCACCGGTTTCATCGTCGCGAGCGATCTCTTGGTGCACGAGATGGTCACCGGCTTCGTCGAGTATCGCGGCAGGACACCCCACCGATTCGATTACCCTATCCACAATGATCCCGATCTGCGCGGCGTCCAGTTCGACATGCCGCTGTTCCAGCGCCGATATGTGACCCACGGCGTGTCCTTCTTCCACCCCGACCTGCGCGATCACGACGCCCTGAACGCGCTCATGTCCCTTCTGTTGGAGGCGTACGCCTTCGTCGTTCCCTTCGACACCCAGGACGTCGCCGTAGGCATTGCGCGCGTGAGCGGCGTGCGAAACCCATCGCTGCCACAGGACGCCCGCCTCCTCACGCTCTACGATCGCGTCTACGGCAGCCTGCACCTCGCGGCGCGCATCCTGGAGCCCGGCGTGTTGCCGCGGGTGGCTGAGCAGATGGAGGCATTTTTGCATGCGCGCTTCTGGAATGAGATCGATCCCGACCTCAGGCCCATCGCCAAGGCGTGGGTCTCCTCGTTGCGCGAGCCGCTCGTCTCCGTGGGTAGCGAGGCAGAGGCGGCCGCAGCGAGCGAGGGCGAGTCGCGTGTGCGGGTCATTCTTCCGGGCAGCGTCGGCTACGTGGAACTGGAGGGCCGCCGATTTCTCGTCGACGCCGTGTTTTTCAAGCCGTCGGGCCTTCACTACCGCGGCAGGTACCCGGACGACACGTCGCACCAGTCGTGCGAGATTCAGCTCCCCGTGCATCTGGTGGCCGAGATGCCCGGAGAGTCGCGGTGGGGCTTCTACGACATCGAGCGCGGCGAGGTCGTCGAGGTTTCTCCTGAAGGCAATCGGTGA
- a CDS encoding ArnT family glycosyltransferase produces the protein MRIRRTWLGAPAWLWLLALAPRLATIFVYGPHLTIHSDDEGYYRSALWLLQKGTFSYYTPDAPTVHMMPGITLLLAGILWVFGTGTVGLYAGKIVFTLIATLGIAGIYRAVSRISRPWVGAVVAAAIALYPPEVLVDTLFLTEPLFMAAFAWLFDFTFKVAESRRLRDVLGLAVLFMLAIYVRPNVALWVVLALIYFLMKGYPRPLFWRHLGAAVVVGLIFMVPWWIRNEMVFHRWILFTDDSWNPLLLGTFEGYGYPPPSNEGAIEHQLLREYPSLRPQSMHELTWFHLQKQIAFKRMGEWLKTNPSSFWTTYLWLKPQILWLRAYLPIPIFGITEASLRGLQTWVVDASIIGHFVAMVFARGRRRELLLVWLTLLYYTALFSFFFAFERYNVPIDWLMFSGVPLAVWALLRAIVGEERKRGRAKSGRGRSRRRAAR, from the coding sequence ATGCGAATCAGACGGACATGGCTCGGTGCGCCAGCGTGGTTGTGGCTGCTCGCGCTCGCGCCACGCCTTGCGACCATCTTCGTGTATGGACCGCATCTCACGATTCACAGCGACGACGAAGGTTACTACCGAAGTGCACTTTGGCTCCTGCAAAAGGGCACCTTTTCGTATTACACGCCGGACGCGCCGACGGTGCACATGATGCCCGGGATTACGCTTTTGTTGGCCGGGATCCTCTGGGTGTTTGGGACGGGGACCGTCGGTCTGTATGCCGGGAAAATCGTGTTCACCCTCATTGCGACGCTCGGCATCGCGGGCATCTACCGCGCGGTGAGCCGGATCAGCCGGCCCTGGGTCGGTGCCGTGGTCGCCGCGGCCATCGCGCTGTATCCGCCTGAAGTGCTGGTGGACACGCTCTTTCTCACGGAGCCGCTTTTCATGGCGGCCTTCGCCTGGTTGTTCGATTTCACGTTCAAAGTCGCGGAGTCCAGGCGGCTGCGGGACGTGCTTGGGCTCGCCGTCCTGTTCATGCTCGCCATCTATGTGCGCCCGAATGTCGCGCTCTGGGTTGTCCTCGCCCTCATATACTTCCTGATGAAGGGCTATCCCCGTCCGCTCTTCTGGCGACATCTCGGGGCGGCCGTCGTGGTCGGGCTCATCTTCATGGTGCCTTGGTGGATCCGGAACGAGATGGTGTTTCACCGATGGATCCTCTTCACCGACGACAGCTGGAACCCGCTTCTCCTCGGCACTTTTGAGGGGTACGGCTATCCGCCTCCAAGCAACGAGGGCGCCATCGAGCACCAGTTGCTGCGCGAGTATCCGAGCCTGCGGCCGCAGTCGATGCACGAGTTGACGTGGTTTCACCTGCAGAAGCAGATTGCGTTCAAGCGCATGGGCGAATGGTTGAAGACCAATCCGTCCTCCTTCTGGACGACCTATCTCTGGCTGAAGCCGCAGATTCTCTGGCTGCGCGCCTACTTGCCTATCCCCATCTTCGGCATCACCGAGGCTTCCCTCCGCGGACTGCAGACCTGGGTGGTCGATGCGTCCATCATCGGCCACTTCGTCGCGATGGTGTTTGCCCGCGGGCGGCGGCGCGAGCTCTTGCTCGTCTGGCTCACGTTGCTCTATTACACGGCCTTGTTCTCGTTCTTCTTCGCGTTCGAGCGGTACAACGTGCCTATCGACTGGCTGATGTTTTCGGGCGTGCCCTTGGCCGTGTGGGCGCTTCTGCGCGCCATCGTGGGCGAGGAGCGCAAACGCGGGCGTGCCAAGTCAGGGCGTGGGCGATCGCGCCGCCGCGCCGCTCGCTGA
- a CDS encoding sigma-54 interaction domain-containing protein: MEPSVVADVWKLYQEILEFAPVGVHAVDRDGRTRVYNRVMGEIDGYRPDEVLEKNVFELYELNEETSTLWRALKTGHPVQIDEQVYVARNGRRVVTQNRTKPVVVAGEIIGAIEIAVPRETGGAQAAADARVRRRYSFADILGESQAMRRALDLAERAARTDLPVLLVGETGTGKELFAWAIHEASARKHGPFLAQNCAAWPEGLAESVLFGTRRGGFTGAVDRAGVLELASGGTLFLDEVHAMSPAVQAKLLRALQDGEIWPIGARRSVQTDARVVAAMNVPPREAMERGLLRPDLLYRIGAVAIHLPPLRERPEDIPLLARAFLRKYGEGRDARLTSGALAFLTSHDWPGNVRELEQTIRSALALWPEAVEITAAMLRSAHPLLAEGAPQEDAHVARAERPSDDAIRRAYEAASGNLTRAARSLGISRQRMQYHARRLGLRSAWQDT, translated from the coding sequence ATGGAACCGAGCGTGGTGGCGGACGTCTGGAAGCTGTATCAGGAGATCCTCGAATTCGCGCCGGTCGGCGTCCACGCGGTCGATCGCGACGGGCGGACGCGCGTGTACAACCGAGTGATGGGCGAGATCGACGGGTATCGGCCGGACGAGGTGCTGGAGAAAAACGTGTTTGAGCTGTACGAGCTCAACGAGGAGACGAGCACGCTGTGGCGGGCGCTGAAGACCGGCCATCCGGTGCAGATTGACGAGCAGGTCTACGTGGCGCGCAACGGGCGGCGCGTGGTGACCCAGAATCGCACCAAGCCCGTCGTCGTTGCGGGGGAGATCATCGGCGCCATAGAGATTGCGGTGCCACGCGAGACCGGAGGCGCGCAGGCAGCGGCGGACGCGCGCGTCAGGCGCCGATACTCGTTCGCGGACATTCTCGGCGAAAGTCAGGCGATGCGGCGTGCGCTCGATCTCGCCGAGCGCGCGGCGCGGACGGACCTGCCGGTGCTCCTCGTGGGCGAGACGGGCACGGGCAAGGAGTTGTTCGCTTGGGCCATTCACGAGGCGAGCGCGCGCAAACACGGCCCGTTTTTGGCGCAAAACTGCGCAGCGTGGCCGGAAGGGCTCGCGGAGAGCGTCCTCTTTGGCACGAGGCGAGGCGGGTTCACGGGCGCTGTGGACCGCGCGGGGGTCCTCGAGCTCGCAAGTGGTGGCACGCTGTTTCTCGACGAGGTCCATGCCATGTCCCCCGCCGTGCAGGCGAAGCTGTTGCGCGCACTGCAAGACGGCGAGATCTGGCCGATTGGCGCAAGGCGATCCGTCCAGACGGACGCGCGCGTCGTGGCCGCCATGAACGTGCCGCCAAGGGAGGCGATGGAGCGTGGGCTCCTGCGCCCGGATCTCCTGTACCGCATCGGCGCTGTCGCCATCCACCTGCCGCCGCTTCGGGAAAGGCCTGAGGACATCCCGCTTTTGGCCCGGGCCTTCTTGCGCAAGTATGGGGAAGGGCGCGACGCGCGGCTCACGAGCGGCGCTTTGGCTTTCTTGACGAGTCACGACTGGCCTGGGAATGTGCGCGAGCTGGAGCAGACCATCCGATCCGCCCTGGCCCTCTGGCCCGAAGCCGTGGAAATCACGGCCGCGATGCTTCGGTCCGCACACCCGCTCCTCGCCGAAGGCGCCCCGCAAGAAGACGCGCACGTGGCGCGCGCCGAACGCCCCTCCGACGACGCCATTCGCCGGGCGTACGAAGCGGCCTCCGGCAACCTCACCCGCGCGGCGCGATCGCTAGGCATCAGCCGTCAGCGCATGCAGTACCACGCGCGGCGCCTTGGGTTACGTTCCGCTTGGCAAGACACGTGA
- the gabT gene encoding 4-aminobutyrate--2-oxoglutarate transaminase codes for MADVKTLPGRASAPHLQDAEAYLARAYRPFLPAMIARAEGSLLFDLDGNRYIDFVGGVGCLNVGHSHPKVVAAVVEQAKRFTHTDYTMFPYVPLIELAKRLAPKTRIPNAKGLFFNSGAEAVENAVKIARWATGRPGVIAFDGAFHGRTYMAMSLTSKLHPYKAHYGPYAPEVYRLPYPSATHGPRLDEFRRFLERAAVTWFDPAQIACVIAEPIQGEGGYIVPVEGFFPLLREFCDKHGILLVADEIQTGYGRTGRFFAMEHEGVVPDLMTCGKSIAAGLPLSAVFGRAEIMDAPAENTLGGTYVGNPVAASAGLAVLDVMEEEGLVARAEEVGARIRAKLLELMRECPFIGDVRGRGAMLAVEFVRHRATMEPHPGMVAQILRLAMERGLLLMKCGVYNNAIRFLCPLNIPWDVLDEGLEIFAAVVREVKEREAHASV; via the coding sequence ATGGCCGACGTGAAGACGCTCCCTGGACGGGCGAGCGCACCTCATCTGCAGGACGCAGAGGCCTATCTGGCGCGCGCGTATCGCCCGTTTTTGCCCGCGATGATCGCCAGAGCCGAAGGAAGCCTGCTCTTCGATCTCGACGGCAACCGGTACATCGACTTCGTGGGCGGCGTCGGCTGCCTGAACGTCGGGCACAGCCACCCGAAGGTGGTGGCGGCCGTCGTGGAGCAGGCGAAGCGGTTCACGCACACGGATTACACGATGTTCCCCTATGTGCCGCTCATCGAGCTGGCGAAGCGCCTCGCGCCGAAGACGCGCATTCCAAACGCGAAGGGGCTCTTCTTCAACTCCGGCGCCGAGGCCGTGGAGAACGCGGTGAAGATCGCCAGGTGGGCGACGGGGAGACCGGGCGTGATCGCGTTTGACGGTGCCTTCCACGGGCGGACGTACATGGCCATGAGCCTCACGAGCAAGCTCCACCCGTACAAGGCGCACTATGGCCCGTACGCGCCGGAGGTGTACCGGCTCCCGTACCCGAGCGCGACGCACGGGCCGCGTCTCGACGAGTTTCGGCGGTTTCTCGAGCGGGCCGCGGTGACGTGGTTCGATCCGGCCCAAATCGCGTGCGTCATCGCGGAGCCCATCCAGGGCGAGGGCGGGTACATCGTGCCGGTAGAAGGGTTCTTCCCGCTTCTGCGCGAATTTTGCGATAAGCACGGGATCCTGCTCGTCGCGGACGAAATCCAAACCGGCTACGGGCGCACGGGGCGGTTTTTCGCCATGGAGCACGAGGGCGTGGTGCCGGATCTCATGACGTGCGGCAAGTCCATTGCTGCCGGACTGCCGCTTTCCGCCGTGTTCGGCCGGGCCGAGATCATGGACGCGCCAGCTGAGAACACGCTCGGCGGCACCTACGTCGGCAACCCGGTGGCTGCAAGCGCGGGGCTCGCGGTGCTCGACGTGATGGAGGAGGAGGGGCTCGTGGCGCGGGCCGAGGAGGTCGGCGCGCGCATCCGGGCGAAGCTCCTCGAGCTCATGCGCGAGTGCCCGTTCATCGGCGACGTGCGCGGGCGCGGCGCCATGCTCGCCGTGGAGTTTGTGCGCCATCGCGCCACGATGGAGCCGCACCCGGGCATGGTGGCGCAGATCCTGCGCCTCGCGATGGAGCGGGGGCTTCTGCTCATGAAGTGCGGCGTGTACAACAACGCGATTCGCTTCCTGTGCCCGCTCAACATCCCCTGGGACGTGCTGGACGAAGGGCTGGAGATTTTCGCGGCGGTGGTCCGCGAGGTGAAGGAGCGTGAGGCGCATGCATCGGTTTGA
- a CDS encoding aldehyde dehydrogenase family protein → MHRFDPCLNFIGGRWCEPKTGQYGDNVNPANGEVLGVWARSGPDDLDDAVLAAREAQAAWRLVPAPERAKVLRRVADLLRDRKEELARTLTMEMGKVIEEARGEVQEAIDMADYMVGEGRRLFGQTTPSELPDKFAMSVRAPVGVVGIITPWNFPIAIASWKLLPAIVAGNAVVWKPAEETPLLARAFAEVYQEAGLPAGVLNVVFGDGPVVGEAMLSHPGIDVISFTGSTETGRHIASRAGANLKRVSLEMGGKNAITVLADADLDLAVDAIVWSAYGTSGQRCTAASRVIVEREVEEALLARLLPRVQALRVGDGLDPAVQVGPVIHEEALAKIDGYVRLGVDEGARLLTGGRRLTEGPLARGFYYAPTVFAGVRPDMRIAQEEIFGPVLCVMAVDSFEEAIRVNNGVKYGLSASIFTRDVNRVFRAMRDLDTGIVYVNAGTTGAEIHLPFGGTKATGNGHRDSGQAALDVFTEWKTVYVDYSGRLQRAQIDNN, encoded by the coding sequence ATGCATCGGTTTGACCCTTGTCTAAACTTCATCGGCGGCAGGTGGTGCGAGCCGAAGACGGGGCAGTACGGGGACAACGTCAACCCCGCAAACGGCGAGGTGCTCGGGGTGTGGGCGAGATCGGGCCCGGACGATCTCGACGACGCCGTCTTGGCGGCCCGCGAGGCGCAGGCCGCGTGGCGCCTCGTGCCCGCACCGGAGCGCGCGAAGGTGCTGCGGCGCGTCGCGGATCTGTTGCGGGATCGCAAGGAGGAACTCGCGCGGACGCTGACGATGGAGATGGGCAAGGTCATCGAGGAGGCGCGCGGCGAGGTGCAGGAGGCCATCGACATGGCCGATTACATGGTGGGCGAGGGGAGGAGGCTCTTCGGCCAGACCACGCCTTCGGAACTGCCGGACAAGTTCGCCATGAGCGTGCGCGCGCCGGTGGGCGTGGTGGGGATCATCACGCCGTGGAACTTTCCCATCGCCATCGCGTCGTGGAAATTGCTCCCAGCCATTGTCGCCGGCAACGCCGTGGTGTGGAAGCCCGCGGAGGAGACGCCGCTTCTCGCGCGGGCGTTTGCCGAAGTGTATCAGGAGGCCGGGCTGCCCGCGGGCGTGCTGAACGTCGTGTTCGGCGACGGCCCGGTGGTCGGCGAAGCGATGCTCAGTCACCCTGGCATCGACGTCATCTCCTTCACCGGATCCACCGAGACCGGGCGGCACATCGCGAGCCGCGCGGGCGCGAATCTGAAGCGCGTGTCGCTCGAGATGGGCGGCAAAAACGCCATCACGGTGCTCGCCGACGCAGATCTGGACCTCGCCGTGGACGCCATCGTCTGGAGCGCCTACGGCACGAGCGGCCAGCGGTGCACCGCGGCGAGCCGCGTGATTGTGGAGCGAGAGGTGGAGGAAGCGTTGCTCGCTCGCCTGCTCCCGCGCGTGCAGGCGCTCCGAGTTGGCGACGGGCTGGATCCGGCCGTCCAGGTTGGCCCCGTCATCCACGAGGAAGCGCTCGCGAAGATCGATGGGTACGTGCGGCTCGGTGTCGACGAAGGCGCGCGGCTCTTGACCGGCGGCCGCAGGCTGACGGAGGGGCCGCTGGCACGTGGCTTTTACTATGCGCCGACCGTGTTCGCGGGCGTCCGCCCCGACATGCGCATCGCCCAGGAGGAGATCTTCGGCCCGGTGCTCTGCGTGATGGCCGTGGACTCGTTCGAGGAGGCCATTCGCGTCAACAACGGCGTGAAGTACGGGCTCTCGGCCAGCATCTTCACGCGCGACGTCAACCGCGTGTTTCGCGCCATGCGCGATCTCGACACCGGTATCGTCTACGTCAACGCGGGCACAACCGGCGCGGAAATTCATCTGCCCTTTGGCGGCACTAAGGCCACCGGAAACGGACACCGGGATTCCGGCCAGGCCGCCCTCGACGTCTTCACGGAATGGAAGACCGTGTACGTCGACTACAGCGGTCGACTGCAGCGCGCGCAGATCGACAACAACTGA